From Dehalococcoidia bacterium:
GTGTATCAGTTAGGTCGTCGTCATTCCGGCGAAAGCCGGAATCCATCAGAGCGTCTCCCCCACGCACGTCTCTGGACACCGGCCTTCGCCGGTGTGACGGGTAGAGTCCCATTCCCTACCACGGCAAACTGATACACTACCGGAATAGGATATGTGGTATCTATCCGCAAAACGCCCACGGCCTCACCCCCGGCGGGGAACTTTGATTCCTGCGCCCGTCTGACAAGCTCGCGACGAATCCGGTACAATAAAGCCACGCACAAACGACACGACAATCAAGGAGACAACATGGAGCGGACTCTGATACTGGTGAAGCCCGACGGCGTGCAGCGCGGGCTGGCGGGCGAGATCCTCGGCCGCCTGGAGCGGACCGGCCTGAAATTAGTGGGGGCCAGGCTGCTGCAGATGGACACCGCCCTGGCCCGCCGGCACTACGCCGTCCATGAGGGCAAGCCCTTCTTCCCGGGCCTGGTGCAGTTCATCACGTCCGGCCCCATTGTCGCGCTGGTCTTCGAGGGGCCGCGAGCCGTCGAGGCCGCGCGCAAGGTGATGGGCGCCACGGACCCCGTCAAGGCGACGTCCGGCACCATTCGCGGCGACTTGGGCATTGACATTGGGCGTAACCTGGTGCACGGCTCGGACTCGGAGGAGACGGCCAGGAAGGAGATTGCTATCTTCTTCCGCCCGGAGGAGCTGGTCAGCTACTCCCGCTCCACCGACCCGTGGATTGTGGAGCCGAAGGCGGGCTAGGCGGCCTTGCGCGGCGGCAGG
This genomic window contains:
- the ndk gene encoding nucleoside-diphosphate kinase, with the protein product MERTLILVKPDGVQRGLAGEILGRLERTGLKLVGARLLQMDTALARRHYAVHEGKPFFPGLVQFITSGPIVALVFEGPRAVEAARKVMGATDPVKATSGTIRGDLGIDIGRNLVHGSDSEETARKEIAIFFRPEELVSYSRSTDPWIVEPKAG